Proteins from a genomic interval of Chroococcidiopsis thermalis PCC 7203:
- a CDS encoding universal stress protein, whose protein sequence is MSFKKIFVAVDGSAQASVVFEQAVELATKDLANLMVFHGVELGARMNYPSQIEAKTEEGQDVLQGYREKTKDLGISVEFNCRVGNPGSTICDAAKEWGADLIVLGRRGYKGITEVLLGSVSNHVVRNAHCSVLIIQGDVGG, encoded by the coding sequence GTGAGTTTCAAAAAAATTTTTGTTGCCGTTGATGGCTCAGCTCAAGCATCTGTGGTATTCGAGCAGGCTGTAGAATTAGCTACAAAAGATCTAGCAAACTTGATGGTGTTTCACGGCGTTGAGTTGGGAGCAAGAATGAATTATCCATCCCAAATTGAAGCAAAAACTGAGGAAGGACAAGATGTTTTGCAGGGTTATCGCGAGAAAACAAAAGATTTGGGAATTTCAGTTGAATTTAATTGTCGGGTGGGAAATCCAGGATCGACAATTTGCGATGCAGCAAAAGAGTGGGGTGCAGATTTAATTGTTTTAGGGCGTAGGGGATATAAAGGGATTACTGAAGTTTTGTTAGGTAGCGTTAGCAATCATGTTGTTCGTAATGCTCATTGTTCGGTGTTGATAATCCAAGGAGATGTGGGTGGTTAA
- a CDS encoding zinc-dependent metalloprotease yields the protein MKSLSARVFLLHSALFTIFFVGARLPASASNQLSVTSDETCRGAQLCAPTMTPISLPESKVWVIKNNSQQPELQSYLWLANHERQDSRQSTLLLAQESNQLATAKNPKPSELKAFNEVIKNSSAIKGLFTLYRQKDTGKIYLEIQPQQFNKNFLSTMTMEAGIGERGIYSGMPLQDFLFYFQRVNNNIHFVVRNVNFRVTPGSPQTRSLTRSFSDSVLYSIPIKSIHPQRKTILIDLGDLLLKDLPGLAASLSTQLGTTYQLDENKSYFGSTKAFPLNMEIESVYGFSYGGAKSSTTPNLMTLPDSRALTLRIRYSLSELSANSTYKPRLADDRIGYFITAYQDFAIEDRKEPFVRYINRWQLEKQNSNAKLSPPKKPIVFWIENAVPLEYRDAVKEGVLMWNKAFEKAGFINAIEVRQMPDDAKWDPADVRYNVIRWINTVDGFFALGPSRVNPLTGEILDADILVDASFVRVLKQEYRRMVQDSRSQPTSVLSQMINDRSVCNSGFGRGFGGQGGQGGQEGQGGQGGQGGQGGQGGQGGQGGQGGQGGQEGQGGQGGQGGQGGQGGQGGQGREQPITNYQLPITNSHLSKLATEYDLCYGMEAANQFDFGSLALTLFQNTTPNSDKMQQYIHQYLRLIIAHEVGHTLGLRHNFRGSTQLPPSELNATKITRDRGLTTSVMDYLPPNLAPPEREQGDFFPDSIGSYDEWAIEYGYTPTTAPHPLAERRFLDRIGDRSSRPDLAYATDEDRFDLDPDVNAWDYSSDVLGYSQGQLDIARAMWKKLNRRYPTSGESYSDLSELFDRIFLHYLRHTYYATKYIGGQSFYRDHASADNGRLPFVPVPVAKQRQALAVLEKYVFAPDAFNFPPELLNKLAPSRWMHWGEQAVINRLDYPIHDSIYALQSLVLRDLLSGDRLSRLRDIELKSQPKQALTLPELFTTLQNDIWMEVLNPDKTPTNISSLRRAVQREHLKIMTDMMLRKSNVPEDARTLAWYNLQRLREKLNKAVARSGTLDEYTKAHLAETRDRIAKTLDARVESR from the coding sequence ATGAAAAGTTTGTCTGCTCGTGTTTTTCTCTTGCACAGCGCGTTATTTACAATCTTTTTTGTTGGTGCGCGGCTTCCTGCGTCAGCTTCCAATCAGTTATCAGTTACCAGTGACGAGACTTGTAGGGGCGCACAGCTGTGCGCCCCTACCATGACCCCAATATCATTACCAGAATCTAAAGTATGGGTGATTAAAAATAACAGCCAGCAGCCGGAATTACAATCTTATCTGTGGCTGGCTAATCATGAGCGGCAAGATTCTCGACAATCAACGCTGTTGTTAGCTCAAGAATCTAATCAGCTAGCAACAGCAAAAAATCCCAAACCGTCAGAGCTAAAAGCATTTAACGAAGTTATCAAAAATAGTAGTGCTATTAAAGGATTATTTACACTTTATCGCCAGAAGGATACAGGCAAAATTTATTTAGAAATTCAGCCGCAACAATTCAATAAAAACTTCCTCAGTACGATGACGATGGAAGCAGGGATTGGAGAGCGGGGGATTTATAGTGGAATGCCTTTACAGGATTTTTTATTTTATTTTCAGCGAGTCAACAATAATATTCATTTCGTCGTGCGTAACGTTAATTTTCGCGTTACTCCTGGTTCGCCGCAAACGCGATCTTTGACGCGATCGTTTAGCGATTCCGTTCTCTACTCAATTCCAATTAAAAGCATTCATCCTCAACGAAAAACTATTTTAATTGACCTTGGCGATCTCCTATTAAAAGATTTACCAGGACTAGCAGCGTCGCTCTCTACTCAGTTAGGAACGACCTATCAATTAGATGAAAATAAATCTTATTTTGGCTCAACTAAAGCTTTTCCCCTCAACATGGAAATTGAGTCAGTTTACGGCTTTTCCTATGGAGGCGCTAAGAGTAGCACCACGCCGAATTTAATGACGCTGCCAGACAGCCGCGCTCTAACTTTACGCATTCGCTATAGTCTATCTGAATTATCGGCTAATTCTACCTACAAGCCTCGCTTAGCTGACGATCGCATCGGTTATTTTATCACTGCCTATCAAGATTTTGCGATTGAAGACCGTAAAGAACCGTTTGTTCGCTACATTAACCGCTGGCAATTAGAAAAGCAAAATTCTAACGCCAAACTATCACCACCCAAAAAACCAATCGTATTTTGGATTGAAAATGCCGTTCCACTGGAATATCGGGATGCAGTTAAAGAAGGGGTATTAATGTGGAACAAAGCCTTTGAAAAAGCAGGATTTATCAATGCGATCGAAGTGCGACAAATGCCTGATGATGCTAAATGGGACCCTGCGGACGTGCGTTACAACGTAATTCGCTGGATTAACACAGTTGATGGCTTTTTCGCCCTTGGTCCTTCGCGGGTTAACCCCTTAACTGGGGAAATCTTGGATGCAGATATTTTAGTCGATGCCAGCTTCGTGCGCGTGCTAAAGCAAGAATATCGACGCATGGTTCAAGACAGTCGATCGCAGCCAACATCGGTATTATCTCAAATGATAAACGATCGCAGCGTATGTAACTCCGGTTTTGGACGAGGCTTCGGAGGACAAGGGGGACAAGGGGGACAAGAAGGACAAGGGGGACAAGGGGGACAAGGGGGACAAGGGGGACAAGGGGGACAAGGGGGACAAGGAGGACAAGGGGGACAAGGGGGACAAGAAGGACAAGGGGGACAAGGGGGACAAGGGGGACAAGGGGGACAAGGAGGACAAGGGGGACAAGGGAGAGAACAACCAATTACCAATTACCAATTACCAATTACCAACTCCCATTTATCAAAACTCGCAACAGAATACGACCTCTGTTATGGCATGGAAGCAGCAAACCAATTTGATTTTGGTTCTTTGGCACTCACGCTGTTTCAAAATACCACGCCTAACAGCGACAAAATGCAGCAATACATTCATCAATATTTGCGGCTGATTATTGCTCATGAAGTCGGGCATACACTCGGTTTGCGGCACAATTTTCGCGGTAGTACCCAGCTTCCACCAAGTGAGTTAAATGCTACCAAAATAACTCGCGATCGCGGTTTGACAACTTCAGTTATGGACTATCTTCCTCCGAATCTGGCTCCACCCGAGCGCGAACAGGGCGACTTTTTCCCTGATAGCATCGGTTCCTACGATGAGTGGGCGATTGAATACGGTTACACGCCCACAACAGCACCCCATCCCTTAGCAGAAAGACGATTTTTAGACCGAATTGGCGATCGCTCCTCGCGTCCAGATTTAGCTTATGCTACAGATGAGGATCGGTTCGATCTCGATCCCGATGTAAATGCTTGGGACTACAGTAGCGATGTTTTGGGCTATTCCCAAGGACAATTAGATATAGCGCGGGCAATGTGGAAAAAATTAAATCGGCGCTATCCAACTTCAGGTGAGAGTTACAGCGATTTAAGCGAACTGTTCGATCGCATTTTCTTACACTACCTGCGTCATACATACTACGCCACTAAATATATTGGCGGACAGTCATTTTACCGCGACCATGCTAGCGCTGATAACGGCAGATTACCATTCGTTCCCGTACCTGTAGCAAAACAGCGACAGGCTTTAGCAGTGCTGGAGAAATACGTATTTGCCCCAGATGCATTTAATTTTCCGCCAGAACTCTTGAATAAACTCGCACCCTCTCGCTGGATGCATTGGGGAGAACAAGCCGTGATCAACCGCCTCGATTACCCAATCCACGATAGTATTTACGCGCTACAAAGTTTAGTATTACGAGATTTACTATCGGGCGATCGCCTTTCCCGCTTACGCGACATCGAACTCAAGAGTCAGCCAAAACAAGCCCTCACTCTACCAGAATTATTTACCACCTTACAAAATGATATCTGGATGGAGGTTTTAAATCCAGACAAAACACCAACAAATATTTCTAGTTTGCGGCGAGCCGTCCAACGGGAACACCTGAAAATCATGACAGATATGATGTTACGCAAATCTAACGTTCCTGAAGATGCACGAACGCTTGCATGGTACAATTTGCAGCGGTTGCGAGAGAAATTAAATAAAGCAGTTGCTCGTTCTGGCACATTAGATGAATATACGAAAGCACATTTAGCAGAAACCCGCGATCGCATTGCCAAAACTTTAGATGCGAGAGTGGAATCGAGATGA